One Streptomyces sp. SAI-135 DNA segment encodes these proteins:
- a CDS encoding AAA family ATPase — translation MRGVVLVTGVMAAGKSTVAQALAERLPRAAHVRGDVFRRMIVSGREEYTPGASAEATAQLRLRYRLSAATADAYAEAGFTAVVQDVVLGADLTAYVQLVRTRPLYVVVLAPDAGTVAAREAARTKTGYGPAWTVPALDAALRASTPPIGLWLDTSAQTPAQTVEAILAGRERARVL, via the coding sequence ATGCGCGGGGTCGTGCTGGTCACCGGCGTGATGGCGGCCGGGAAGTCGACGGTCGCGCAGGCGCTGGCCGAGCGGTTGCCGCGGGCGGCGCACGTCCGCGGCGACGTGTTCCGGCGGATGATCGTGTCGGGGCGCGAGGAGTACACCCCCGGGGCCTCCGCGGAGGCCACCGCCCAACTCCGCCTGCGGTACCGCCTGTCGGCGGCGACGGCGGACGCGTACGCCGAGGCCGGGTTCACGGCCGTCGTGCAGGACGTGGTTCTCGGCGCGGACCTGACGGCGTACGTCCAACTGGTCCGCACCCGCCCCCTGTACGTCGTCGTCCTGGCGCCGGACGCCGGGACGGTGGCCGCCCGGGAGGCGGCCCGGACGAAGACGGGCTACGGGCCGGCCTGGACGGTTCCCGCGCTGGACGCGGCGCTGCGGGCGTCGACCCCGCCGATCGGCCTGTGGCTGGACACCTCCGCGCAGACCCCCGCACAGACGGTGGAGGCGATTCTCGCGGGGCGGGAACGCGCGCGGGTGCTCTGA